The Mycobacteriales bacterium genome contains the following window.
CAACGCCGCCGCGCCGTCATCGCCAGCACCATCGGCACCACGATCGAGTGGTACGACTTCTTCCTCTACGGCACGATCGCGGCGCTCGTCTTCCCGCACCTGTTCTTCCCGAACGGCTCGAATTACTCGGGCATCCTGGCCTCGTTCGCGGTCCAGTTCGTCGGTTTCGGGGCCCGGCCCATCGGCGCCGCGATCTTCGGCCACGTGGGCGACCGGATCGGCCGCAAGTCCACCCTCGTCACGACGCTGATGCTGATGGGCATCTCGACGTTCCTGATGGGTCTGCTGCCGGGGCGCAACTCGATCGGCCTGGCCGCGCCGATCCTGCTGGTCGTGCTGCGCATCCTGCAGGGCATCGGCGTGGGCGGCGAGTGGGGCGGCTCGGTGCTGCTGTCGATGGAGTGGGGCTCGCAGCGCCGCCGCGGCCTGATGGCCAGCTACCCGCAGCTGGGTGTGCCGCTGGGGCTGCTGCTGTCCACCGGCATGGTCAAGCTGATGCAGGGCACGACGTCCGAGGACGCGTTCGACAGCTGGGGCTGGCGGGTCCCGTTCCTGCTCAGCATCGTGCTCGTCGGCATCGGCCTCTACGTCCGGCTCAAGGTGCTGGAGAGCCCGGCCTTCGCCGAGGTGAAGAAGCAGCAGGTCGTGCACCGGCAGCCGGTCTGGGAGGTCATCAAGACCCAGCCGCTGGAGATCCTGACCTCGGCCTTCGTGCGGATGTCGGAGCAGGCGCCGTTCTACCTGTTCATCACCTTCGTGCTGACGTACGGGACGACGAAGCTGGGGTTGGCGCGGGGCGACCTGCTCAACTACACGCTCGTGGCCGCCGCCGTCGGTCTCATCACGGTCCCGCTGTTCGGCCACATCTCCGACCTGATCGGCCGGCGGAAGACGTACGCCATCGGGATCGCGGGGACGGCGATCTTCGCCTTCCCCTACTTCGGGTTACTGAACACGAAGACCGGCGGCCTGGTGTTGCTGGCGATCGTGCTGTCGCTGGTCGTGCACGACGTCCAGTACGGCCCGCAGGCGGCGCTGATCGCCGAGAGCTTCGGCACCAACCTGCGCTACAGCGGCGCCGGCATCGGCTACCAGCTCGCCTCGGTGATCGCCGGCGGACCGGCACCGCTGATCGCGACCGCGATCCTCAAGCACACCGGATCGAGCACCTGGATCAGC
Protein-coding sequences here:
- a CDS encoding MFS transporter; protein product: QRRRAVIASTIGTTIEWYDFFLYGTIAALVFPHLFFPNGSNYSGILASFAVQFVGFGARPIGAAIFGHVGDRIGRKSTLVTTLMLMGISTFLMGLLPGRNSIGLAAPILLVVLRILQGIGVGGEWGGSVLLSMEWGSQRRRGLMASYPQLGVPLGLLLSTGMVKLMQGTTSEDAFDSWGWRVPFLLSIVLVGIGLYVRLKVLESPAFAEVKKQQVVHRQPVWEVIKTQPLEILTSAFVRMSEQAPFYLFITFVLTYGTTKLGLARGDLLNYTLVAAAVGLITVPLFGHISDLIGRRKTYAIGIAGTAIFAFPYFGLLNTKTGGLVLLAIVLSLVVHDVQYGPQAALIAESFGTNLRYSGAGIGYQLASVIAGGPAPLIATAILKHTGSSTWISWYIVGCCAFSAIALLLMPRRRVSEPASDFDSAVEEGATAARSGL